One bacterium DNA segment encodes these proteins:
- the miaA gene encoding tRNA (adenosine(37)-N6)-dimethylallyltransferase MiaA, translated as MAEEQGAETAPDPKDDRPPVVVVTGPTGSGKTDLAIGLAQRFDGEIVNADSMQVFRFMDIGTAKPSPEERLTVPHHLFDVADPDEDYSAGRFGKEARATAEMIHGRGRVVFLTGGTGLYIRAFLDGLIETGNVDPVLRERLENEQRRAAEEGDPTRLHRRLREHDADAADKIHPNDVRRTIRALEILQMSGQRASRVREEHGFQDRPFRVLHLCLDPGREVLNERIDRRAAQMIEAGLLREVRDLRERGYGPELKPMQAIGYRHIQPVADGADTLANALPAMQADTRRFARRQRTWIRAVPDVHWHDPRAPEPVFERVGAFLDADRG; from the coding sequence ATGGCTGAAGAGCAGGGCGCCGAGACGGCGCCCGACCCGAAGGACGACCGCCCCCCGGTCGTCGTCGTGACCGGTCCGACCGGCTCCGGCAAGACCGACCTCGCGATCGGTCTCGCCCAGCGCTTCGACGGCGAGATCGTGAACGCCGACTCGATGCAGGTCTTCCGGTTCATGGACATCGGTACGGCGAAGCCTTCGCCCGAAGAGCGCCTGACCGTCCCCCATCACCTCTTCGACGTCGCCGATCCCGACGAGGACTACAGCGCCGGCCGCTTCGGCAAGGAGGCGCGCGCCACCGCGGAGATGATCCACGGTCGCGGTCGCGTGGTCTTCCTGACCGGCGGAACCGGCCTCTACATCCGCGCGTTCCTCGACGGCCTGATCGAGACCGGCAACGTCGACCCCGTACTGCGTGAACGCCTCGAGAACGAGCAGAGAAGGGCGGCGGAAGAGGGCGATCCGACCCGGCTCCACCGCAGGCTGCGTGAGCACGATGCGGACGCGGCGGACAAGATCCATCCGAACGACGTGCGCCGCACGATCCGCGCCCTCGAGATCCTCCAGATGTCGGGACAACGCGCCTCCCGGGTCCGCGAGGAGCACGGATTCCAGGATCGTCCGTTCCGGGTCCTGCACCTCTGCCTCGATCCGGGGCGCGAGGTGCTGAACGAACGGATCGATCGGCGCGCTGCGCAGATGATCGAGGCGGGTCTGCTGCGCGAGGTGCGGGATCTGCGTGAGCGCGGCTACGGCCCGGAGCTCAAGCCGATGCAGGCGATCGGCTATCGCCACATCCAGCCCGTCGCCGACGGCGCGGACACGCTCGCGAACGCGCTCCCGGCGATGCAGGCGGACACCCGACGCTTCGCGCGGCGCCAGCGCACCTGGATCCGTGCCGTGCCCGACGTCCACTGGCACGACCCGCGAGCGCCTGAGCCGGTCTTCGAGCGCGTCGGTGCCTTCCTCGACGCGGATCGCGGCTGA
- a CDS encoding carbon-nitrogen hydrolase family protein, giving the protein MRTAIVQVCSTDDLAANLANAEKGIAEAAERGATFVALPENFAYMRREGGKFPCVQGPDGEIVRALREWARQYGVWLLGGTFPEEIPGDERVYNTSIVCAPSGEEIARYRKIHLFDVTLGPAEGDAYRESTWFAAGDELVMAETPFGGIGLSVCYDLRFPELYRALTLRGARWLVVPSAFTKETGKDHWEVLLRARAIECQAYVLAPAQCGRHSEDRASHGRSLIIDPWGLVIAQAGDAPTVLVADCPVEEIDRVRRAIPALENRRLPSPE; this is encoded by the coding sequence GTGCGAACCGCGATCGTCCAGGTCTGCTCGACCGACGATCTCGCGGCGAATCTCGCGAACGCCGAGAAGGGCATCGCCGAGGCGGCCGAGCGTGGCGCGACCTTCGTCGCGCTGCCCGAGAACTTCGCCTACATGCGGCGCGAGGGCGGGAAGTTCCCCTGCGTCCAGGGACCGGACGGCGAGATCGTGCGCGCCCTGCGCGAGTGGGCGAGACAGTACGGCGTGTGGCTCCTCGGCGGGACCTTCCCCGAGGAGATCCCCGGCGACGAACGCGTGTACAACACGAGCATCGTCTGCGCGCCCAGCGGTGAAGAGATCGCCCGCTACCGCAAGATCCATCTCTTCGACGTGACGCTGGGCCCGGCCGAAGGCGATGCCTATCGCGAATCGACCTGGTTCGCGGCAGGGGACGAGCTCGTGATGGCCGAGACGCCCTTCGGCGGGATCGGCCTGAGCGTCTGCTACGACCTGCGGTTCCCCGAGCTCTACCGGGCCCTCACCCTGCGCGGCGCCCGATGGCTGGTCGTTCCGAGTGCCTTCACGAAGGAGACCGGCAAGGACCACTGGGAGGTCCTGCTGCGGGCGCGCGCCATCGAGTGCCAGGCCTACGTCCTCGCACCGGCCCAGTGTGGTCGCCACTCGGAAGACCGCGCGAGCCACGGCCGCTCATTGATCATCGATCCATGGGGGCTGGTGATCGCCCAGGCGGGCGACGCGCCGACGGTGCTCGTGGCGGATTGCCCGGTCGAGGAGATCGACCGCGTCCGGCGGGCCATCCCCGCCCTCGAGAACCGCCGGCTCCCCTCGCCCGAGTAG
- the der gene encoding ribosome biogenesis GTPase Der, whose translation MQDDARLPMVALVGRPNVGKSTLFNRYAGYRRALVADQPGLTRDRIAEKIEIDGRWIWIVDTAGLDAPRGEEELDAAVQSQARSAVEAADVILFIVDGKLGLVPEDEAIATTLRRSGKPLGLLVNKIDQPMHHQDRVNEFYALGIEQTYAVSAEHGGGAFDALERILDTLAPAEEEEVEEDDATRVAIVGRPNVGKSSIANQLAGEERMVVSNTPGTTRDAVDIRIRRGDREYVLVDTAGLRKVGKRQGPGEHGGALMTLRSLERADVALLVVDAAEGIADQDARVASLMREQGCASVVLANKWDLVEKEDREDRLADIDHGLRFMSDVPVVSVSAKTGQGFKRLFDRLDSVVQAGEQRIPTADLNRWLQDVSEKHPPSMASKGALRRPNKLFYASQVSVRPPTIVVFCTDPKAIQTSYVRFLENQLRESFGFEGTPVRVRLRKRSGRKGADRSE comes from the coding sequence ATGCAGGACGATGCCCGTCTGCCCATGGTCGCCCTCGTCGGCCGACCGAACGTCGGGAAGAGCACGCTCTTCAACCGATACGCCGGCTATCGCCGCGCGCTGGTCGCCGACCAGCCCGGGCTCACTCGCGACCGGATCGCCGAGAAGATCGAGATCGACGGCCGCTGGATCTGGATCGTCGACACGGCGGGCCTCGATGCCCCGCGTGGCGAGGAAGAGCTCGACGCCGCCGTCCAGAGCCAGGCGCGCTCGGCGGTCGAGGCCGCCGACGTGATCCTCTTCATCGTCGACGGAAAGCTCGGTCTCGTGCCCGAGGACGAGGCGATCGCGACGACCCTGCGGCGTTCGGGCAAGCCGCTCGGTCTGCTCGTCAACAAGATCGACCAGCCGATGCATCACCAGGACCGCGTGAACGAGTTCTATGCGCTGGGCATCGAGCAGACCTACGCGGTCTCCGCGGAACACGGCGGCGGCGCCTTCGATGCGCTCGAACGAATCCTCGACACGCTCGCGCCGGCGGAGGAAGAAGAGGTCGAGGAGGACGACGCGACGCGGGTCGCGATCGTGGGTCGACCCAACGTCGGCAAGAGCTCGATCGCGAACCAGCTCGCCGGCGAGGAGCGCATGGTCGTCTCGAACACGCCGGGCACGACGCGCGATGCCGTCGACATCCGGATTCGGCGCGGCGATCGCGAATACGTCCTCGTCGATACCGCCGGACTCCGCAAGGTCGGCAAGCGGCAGGGGCCCGGGGAGCACGGGGGGGCGCTGATGACGCTGCGCTCCCTCGAACGCGCGGACGTGGCGCTCCTCGTCGTCGACGCGGCCGAGGGCATCGCGGATCAGGATGCGCGCGTCGCGTCGCTCATGCGCGAGCAGGGCTGCGCGTCGGTCGTGCTCGCCAACAAGTGGGATCTCGTCGAAAAGGAGGATCGCGAGGACCGGCTCGCCGACATCGACCACGGCCTGCGCTTCATGTCCGACGTGCCGGTGGTGTCGGTCTCCGCGAAGACCGGGCAGGGGTTCAAGCGGCTCTTCGATCGCCTCGACAGCGTCGTCCAGGCCGGGGAGCAGCGCATCCCGACGGCGGACCTGAACCGCTGGCTCCAGGACGTGTCCGAGAAGCATCCGCCGTCGATGGCGAGCAAGGGCGCGCTCCGGCGGCCGAACAAGCTCTTCTACGCCTCGCAGGTCAGCGTCCGGCCGCCGACGATCGTCGTATTCTGCACGGATCCGAAGGCGATCCAGACGTCCTACGTGCGCTTCCTCGAGAACCAGCTCCGCGAGAGCTTCGGCTTCGAGGGCACGCCGGTTCGCGTGCGGCTGCGCAAGCGCAGCGGCCGGAAGGGCGCGGATCGGAGCGAATAG
- a CDS encoding sigma 54-interacting transcriptional regulator produces MSEHQTSLGANRVESTTPASAAGHTADGTAETGVGAGRATGRRRNDRIISASAQMQEVVDQASAIARSDDLVVISGASGSGRKQVARAIHQWSPRAGGALVEVQVAGSTEPSQIRELFGEDGGPGAIARAQGGTLLLESADQLSSATLTRLADALRSAGGRVRLLATTSREGVGALAPLGGERITLASLAERIEDILPLAAHFLSEFAAEEGVEPVGFSADARRWLVEEPWTGNVRELRERIRQAIRLAGQGAISAEALMLSTEGDEVPSFKDAKRAFETRYVEGLLRRCSGNISRAARMAKKDRKDFYDVIRRTGVDPGQFRG; encoded by the coding sequence ATGTCCGAGCATCAGACTTCTCTCGGCGCCAACCGCGTCGAGTCGACCACACCCGCGTCCGCAGCGGGCCACACCGCCGATGGAACGGCCGAGACGGGTGTGGGGGCCGGTCGCGCCACCGGCCGCCGTCGCAACGATCGTATCATCTCTGCCAGTGCGCAGATGCAGGAAGTGGTCGATCAAGCGAGCGCCATCGCCCGCTCCGACGACCTGGTGGTCATCTCCGGCGCGAGCGGGAGCGGCCGCAAGCAGGTCGCCCGCGCGATCCACCAGTGGAGTCCCCGCGCCGGGGGAGCGCTGGTCGAGGTCCAGGTCGCCGGCTCGACGGAGCCCTCGCAGATCCGGGAGCTCTTCGGCGAAGACGGCGGGCCCGGCGCGATCGCCCGCGCCCAGGGCGGCACGCTGCTTCTCGAGAGCGCCGACCAGCTGAGCAGCGCGACGCTCACCCGACTCGCCGATGCCCTGCGCTCCGCGGGCGGTCGCGTGCGACTTCTCGCCACGACGTCCAGGGAAGGCGTGGGCGCCCTCGCCCCGCTCGGCGGCGAGCGGATCACCCTCGCCTCGCTGGCCGAACGCATCGAGGACATCCTGCCGCTCGCAGCCCACTTCCTCTCGGAGTTCGCCGCCGAGGAAGGCGTCGAGCCGGTCGGCTTCAGCGCCGATGCCCGCCGCTGGCTCGTCGAGGAGCCCTGGACCGGCAACGTCCGGGAGCTGCGCGAACGCATCCGTCAGGCGATCCGACTCGCGGGCCAGGGAGCGATCTCCGCGGAGGCCCTCATGCTCTCGACCGAGGGCGACGAGGTTCCGTCGTTCAAGGACGCCAAGCGCGCGTTCGAGACGCGCTACGTCGAGGGACTGCTGCGCCGCTGCTCGGGCAACATCAGCCGCGCAGCGCGGATGGCCAAGAAGGACCGCAAGGACTTCTACGACGTGATCCGGCGGACCGGCGTCGACCCGGGCCAGTTCCGGGGCTAG
- a CDS encoding tetratricopeptide repeat protein, producing MARRSKQVPSPTSETLREIEESGDRVAEWASENAALILGVIAAILVLAGAVGLYVQSQENTRDAAADALAIATSQYRQAMGADPIGGPIPEPANPEVAERTRTEYAERFMAVANEHAGTTAAAVAWLETGHLQTELGRLEAAAESFGRARDEAKGSALEALGSIRLAGLAEDRGDFGVAAEAYELAADVETYPLRANALGDAARCWAAAGEESKALEVFQRLEAGFPDANVPPQIQALVAELRAAR from the coding sequence TTGGCCCGACGAAGCAAGCAAGTCCCGAGCCCCACCTCCGAGACCCTCCGCGAGATCGAGGAGTCGGGGGATCGCGTCGCCGAGTGGGCGAGCGAGAACGCCGCGCTGATTCTGGGCGTGATCGCCGCGATCCTGGTGCTCGCCGGGGCCGTCGGCCTCTACGTGCAGAGCCAGGAGAACACCCGCGACGCCGCTGCGGACGCGCTGGCCATCGCGACGAGCCAGTACCGACAGGCGATGGGCGCGGACCCGATCGGGGGGCCGATTCCGGAGCCCGCCAATCCAGAGGTCGCCGAGCGGACGCGCACGGAATACGCCGAGCGCTTCATGGCCGTCGCGAACGAACACGCCGGAACCACGGCCGCGGCCGTGGCCTGGCTCGAAACGGGCCACCTCCAGACCGAGCTCGGCCGGCTCGAGGCCGCGGCCGAGAGCTTCGGGCGGGCGCGCGACGAAGCGAAGGGGTCGGCCCTCGAAGCGCTCGGATCCATCCGGCTCGCCGGGCTCGCCGAGGATCGCGGGGACTTCGGCGTCGCCGCCGAGGCCTATGAGCTGGCCGCCGACGTCGAGACGTATCCGCTGCGGGCGAACGCGCTCGGCGATGCGGCGCGCTGCTGGGCGGCCGCCGGCGAGGAGTCCAAAGCGCTCGAGGTGTTCCAGCGCCTCGAGGCGGGCTTCCCGGATGCGAACGTGCCGCCGCAGATCCAGGCGCTCGTCGCGGAGCTGCGCGCCGCACGTTAG
- a CDS encoding MarC family NAAT transporter translates to MIGVFFTTVLGTLIALLPIANPFSTAVVFLGLTKGYSKARCDETAYQASVYMAGVLLVFLVAGALIMQFFGISLPAVRIAGGLIVARIGFNMLTPGDEPLPVEKDGPGAGIAFTPLAMPMLSGPGAIAVTIGMAAGAEGFAGHLAIATGIAAVAGISFVVLREANRIVSFLGPVGMDALSRIMGFLLVCVGIQFFAVAIGEILSDDVFMEPILRAVARATARLE, encoded by the coding sequence TTGATCGGCGTTTTCTTCACGACCGTCCTGGGAACGCTGATCGCGCTTCTCCCGATCGCCAATCCCTTCAGCACCGCGGTCGTCTTCCTGGGCCTCACCAAGGGCTACTCGAAAGCACGCTGCGACGAGACCGCCTACCAGGCGAGCGTCTACATGGCCGGGGTGCTCCTCGTCTTCCTGGTCGCGGGCGCGCTGATCATGCAGTTCTTCGGGATCTCGCTGCCAGCGGTTCGGATCGCCGGCGGGCTGATCGTCGCGCGGATCGGCTTCAACATGCTGACGCCCGGTGACGAGCCGCTGCCGGTCGAGAAGGACGGTCCGGGCGCTGGGATCGCGTTCACGCCCCTGGCGATGCCCATGCTGAGCGGTCCGGGCGCCATCGCCGTCACGATCGGCATGGCCGCGGGCGCGGAAGGCTTCGCGGGCCACCTCGCCATCGCCACCGGGATCGCCGCGGTGGCCGGGATCTCGTTCGTCGTCCTGCGCGAAGCGAACCGGATCGTGTCCTTCCTCGGCCCCGTCGGCATGGACGCGCTGAGCCGGATCATGGGCTTCCTGCTCGTCTGCGTGGGCATCCAGTTCTTCGCGGTGGCCATCGGCGAGATCCTCTCCGACGACGTCTTCATGGAGCCGATCCTGCGCGCGGTGGCGCGCGCGACGGCGCGCCTGGAGTGA
- the mutL gene encoding DNA mismatch repair endonuclease MutL, with the protein MTEPIAEGKGETEAGEKGRIRLLSDALVDQIAAGEVVERPASVVKELVENAIDAGATTIRVEVRDGGAALIAVTDDGVGMTPDELPMALQRHATSKLRSAADLMRIGSFGFRGEALPAIASVSRFRIVSRARDRAEGYEILIEGGEIKSERAAGGPVGTRIEVADLFASVPARRKFLKRAGTEWGHIADWLARLALVHPELHLEIQRDDRKATVWPTCRSLRDRIAMILPDEDAAALVEVEHDTPEAKVHAFVSTPERTRPNGNALYLFVNGRPVRDRLLRGALIQAYRDLIPRGRFPVGVLYVEVPPATVDVNVHPAKWEVRFIDPQAVHRAIRHAVRDAMAKRSWLGDMSAPGKGPPVATGLGARATATTEPMFTPQRSIPTTGAAETNDWVFARGDASVDRVAETATSPPAFEAPTGGHSGSVLVVPGARSDESAPVSSFGALSILGQLRASYILAETADGLMVIDQHAAHERILYENLRKGWLERGVARQGLLTPLTVELAPSAVAAIGEAPEIVARLGFEIEPFGDDAVLVRAIPAEISGQDVGELVTELASALDDVEGGDEADENVVRWLPSLDRLFATMACHSARRFGDRLPREEQEAILAGLDTIPWAPTCPHGRPVAILLSHADLELRFRRR; encoded by the coding sequence GTGACGGAACCGATCGCCGAAGGGAAAGGGGAGACCGAGGCCGGCGAAAAAGGGCGCATTCGCCTGCTGTCCGATGCGCTCGTGGACCAGATCGCCGCGGGCGAGGTCGTCGAGCGCCCGGCTTCCGTCGTCAAGGAGCTCGTCGAGAACGCGATCGACGCCGGGGCGACGACGATCCGCGTGGAGGTGCGCGACGGGGGCGCCGCGCTGATCGCGGTGACCGACGACGGCGTGGGGATGACCCCCGATGAGCTGCCGATGGCCCTACAGCGTCACGCGACCAGCAAGCTGCGCTCGGCCGCGGACCTGATGCGGATCGGGAGCTTCGGCTTCCGAGGCGAGGCGCTGCCCGCGATCGCGTCCGTCTCGCGCTTCCGGATCGTGAGCCGCGCCCGCGATCGGGCCGAGGGCTACGAGATCCTGATCGAGGGCGGCGAGATCAAGAGCGAGCGTGCCGCCGGGGGGCCGGTCGGCACGCGGATCGAGGTCGCGGACCTCTTCGCCTCGGTCCCCGCACGACGCAAGTTCCTGAAGCGTGCCGGAACCGAGTGGGGTCACATCGCCGACTGGCTCGCGCGACTCGCCCTGGTCCATCCGGAGCTCCACCTCGAGATCCAGCGCGACGATCGCAAGGCGACCGTCTGGCCCACCTGCCGTTCGCTCCGGGACCGCATCGCCATGATCCTCCCCGACGAGGACGCCGCGGCCCTCGTCGAAGTCGAACACGACACGCCGGAGGCGAAGGTCCACGCCTTCGTGTCGACACCGGAACGAACCCGACCCAACGGCAACGCGCTCTACCTCTTCGTGAACGGCCGGCCGGTCCGTGACCGACTCCTGCGCGGCGCGCTGATCCAGGCCTATCGCGATCTGATTCCACGCGGTCGCTTCCCGGTCGGCGTGCTCTATGTCGAGGTCCCGCCGGCGACCGTCGACGTGAACGTGCATCCGGCGAAGTGGGAGGTCCGGTTCATCGATCCCCAGGCCGTCCATCGCGCGATCCGGCACGCCGTACGCGACGCCATGGCCAAGCGGAGCTGGCTCGGCGACATGAGCGCGCCTGGCAAAGGGCCGCCGGTCGCGACGGGGCTCGGCGCGCGCGCCACCGCCACGACCGAGCCGATGTTCACGCCGCAGCGATCGATTCCGACGACGGGGGCCGCGGAGACCAACGACTGGGTCTTCGCGCGGGGTGATGCCAGCGTCGACCGCGTCGCCGAAACCGCGACGTCGCCGCCGGCGTTCGAGGCGCCGACCGGCGGGCACTCCGGCTCCGTTCTCGTCGTCCCCGGGGCGCGATCCGACGAATCCGCGCCGGTCTCCTCTTTCGGCGCGCTCTCGATCCTCGGCCAGCTCCGAGCGAGCTACATCCTCGCGGAGACCGCCGACGGCTTGATGGTGATCGACCAGCACGCCGCCCACGAGCGCATCCTCTACGAGAACCTCCGGAAGGGGTGGCTCGAGCGGGGCGTCGCGCGTCAAGGGCTCCTCACGCCGCTCACGGTCGAGCTGGCCCCGAGCGCGGTGGCCGCGATCGGGGAGGCGCCCGAGATCGTCGCGCGGCTCGGCTTCGAGATCGAGCCCTTCGGCGACGATGCGGTGCTCGTTCGCGCGATTCCGGCCGAGATCTCCGGGCAGGACGTCGGCGAGCTGGTGACCGAGCTCGCCAGCGCCCTCGACGACGTCGAGGGGGGCGACGAGGCGGACGAGAACGTGGTGCGATGGCTGCCGAGTCTCGATCGACTCTTCGCGACGATGGCCTGCCACTCGGCGCGACGTTTCGGTGACCGCCTGCCGCGCGAAGAGCAGGAAGCGATCCTCGCCGGGCTCGACACGATCCCCTGGGCGCCGACCTGTCCCCACGGTCGGCCGGTGGCGATCCTGCTGTCCCACGCCGATCTCGAGCTCCGCTTCCGCCGCCGCTAG
- a CDS encoding MFS transporter, with the protein MNAIAPISVLLMSVALLLTGQGLQSVLLPVRAQAEALSTLAIGTMGSAYFLGFAVGCLTCPRLVQSVGHIRSFAAMTAVASAAPLIHAMWISPFGWILTRAITGLSIAALTVIIESWLNDRSTNETRGTVLSAYMVINLTVITVGQMMLTLAEPTEFLLFAVASVLVSVAAVPVALTRQPQPAPLESVAIRPFRILKVSPVAFVGCAVVGLANGAWWALAPLFTAHDAPDTTRTAVFMSACVIGGAVGQWPLGRLSDRMDRRWVVLGATLLAVLASLCVLATSGQGPLLYASSALWGAAAFPLYSLAVAHANDRASREDLVETSSSLLLIYGAGAVIGPIVASTVMQIAGPDSLYLHTAAMHIGLGAFALWSMGREVEASDHEPAPFAEALRSAETISPAFDAARLAEATVADGGAPVNDASPGEPGAPVV; encoded by the coding sequence ATGAACGCGATCGCTCCGATCTCCGTACTGCTGATGAGCGTCGCCCTGCTGCTGACCGGTCAGGGCCTGCAGTCCGTCCTGCTGCCCGTTCGCGCCCAGGCCGAGGCGTTGTCGACCCTCGCGATCGGAACGATGGGCTCGGCCTACTTCCTGGGCTTCGCCGTCGGCTGCCTGACGTGCCCGCGCCTGGTCCAGAGCGTCGGCCACATCCGGAGCTTCGCCGCGATGACCGCGGTCGCGTCGGCCGCGCCGCTGATCCACGCGATGTGGATCTCGCCCTTCGGTTGGATCCTGACCCGGGCGATCACCGGCCTGAGCATCGCGGCGCTCACGGTGATCATCGAGAGCTGGTTGAACGATCGCTCCACGAACGAGACGCGTGGAACCGTGCTCTCGGCCTACATGGTCATCAACCTGACCGTGATCACGGTCGGCCAGATGATGCTGACGCTCGCGGAGCCCACGGAGTTCCTGCTCTTCGCGGTCGCCTCGGTCCTCGTGTCGGTCGCCGCCGTCCCCGTCGCGCTGACGCGACAGCCCCAGCCGGCACCGCTCGAGTCGGTCGCCATCCGCCCCTTCCGCATCCTGAAGGTCTCGCCGGTCGCGTTCGTGGGGTGTGCGGTGGTCGGCCTCGCGAATGGCGCTTGGTGGGCGCTCGCTCCCCTCTTCACGGCCCACGACGCGCCCGACACCACGCGCACGGCGGTCTTCATGAGCGCCTGCGTCATTGGCGGCGCGGTCGGCCAATGGCCCCTTGGGCGCCTCTCGGACCGGATGGATCGGCGATGGGTCGTGCTCGGCGCCACGCTCCTCGCCGTGCTCGCATCGCTCTGCGTCCTGGCGACGAGTGGTCAGGGGCCGCTTCTGTACGCGTCGTCGGCACTCTGGGGAGCGGCCGCGTTTCCCCTCTACAGCCTCGCCGTCGCGCACGCGAACGACCGTGCCTCGCGAGAGGATCTGGTCGAGACTTCGAGCAGCCTGCTGCTTATCTACGGCGCAGGAGCGGTGATCGGGCCGATCGTCGCGTCCACGGTGATGCAGATCGCGGGCCCCGATTCGCTCTATCTGCACACGGCGGCCATGCACATCGGCCTGGGCGCCTTCGCCCTCTGGAGCATGGGGCGCGAGGTCGAGGCGTCCGATCACGAGCCGGCCCCCTTCGCGGAGGCGCTCCGATCGGCGGAGACGATCTCGCCCGCGTTCGACGCCGCGCGCCTTGCCGAGGCCACGGTCGCCGATGGAGGCGCACCCGTGAACGACGCGTCGCCGGGCGAGCCGGGCGCCCCCGTCGTCTGA
- a CDS encoding lamin tail domain-containing protein yields the protein MPSMLHAPLRLFVPALALGLLWSSIAHAQSLVFSEYVEGSGNNKAVEIQNAISATAVDLTDAQVEIYGNGSPTPTTAISLSPAMLQPGEVFVLANPNGTGVAPLADQTTTDLNFNGDDAVVLRVSGQIVDAIGQIGFDPGSEWSGNGVSTRDQTLVRSFYDCAKPHGVPAFDPSTEWDSVGFDDFLGLGDPGFGFATANCAVAPSVPTAGGLGRTALTLALLGVLLVFAPPIGERVARIS from the coding sequence ATGCCGTCGATGCTCCACGCCCCCCTCCGACTCTTCGTTCCGGCGCTCGCTCTCGGTCTGCTCTGGAGTTCGATCGCGCATGCCCAATCGCTCGTGTTCTCGGAGTACGTCGAGGGCTCGGGAAACAACAAGGCGGTCGAGATCCAGAATGCCATCTCCGCAACGGCCGTCGACCTCACGGACGCCCAGGTCGAGATCTACGGAAACGGCTCGCCGACGCCCACGACCGCCATCTCGCTTTCCCCTGCGATGCTCCAGCCCGGCGAGGTATTCGTCCTCGCGAATCCGAACGGCACCGGCGTCGCACCCCTCGCCGACCAGACGACAACCGACCTGAACTTCAACGGAGACGACGCCGTCGTGCTCCGGGTTTCGGGACAGATCGTCGATGCGATCGGCCAGATCGGGTTCGATCCGGGCTCCGAGTGGAGCGGCAACGGGGTGTCGACACGCGACCAGACGCTCGTCCGGAGCTTCTACGACTGCGCCAAGCCGCACGGCGTTCCCGCCTTCGATCCGTCCACCGAATGGGATTCCGTCGGTTTCGACGACTTCCTCGGACTCGGCGATCCGGGCTTCGGGTTCGCGACGGCAAACTGCGCGGTGGCCCCGTCCGTGCCCACCGCGGGTGGGCTGGGTCGAACGGCGCTCACCCTGGCACTGCTCGGGGTGCTCCTCGTGTTCGCGCCGCCGATCGGTGAACGCGTCGCTCGCATCTCCTAG